The following nucleotide sequence is from Solanum dulcamara chromosome 7, daSolDulc1.2, whole genome shotgun sequence.
tagacaaacacgtccaaaagctaaaaagaagctttaagttggttttgaccaacttaaagccaatccaaacgggctcataaccataaaaataaaaataaaaaattttgtaaaccaaataattgaaaataaaaaaatattttgtaatatTATAAAGGGGGAGTCTCCCTAGTTTATTGCTTTCATAGAATAATCAACATACCACTAGAGGTAAAGAATAGAGTAGAggtcttctcctttcttctcattcttggatGTACAGGTAGTTGCAGACATACAATAGACCATCCAGCAATTGGAGGCCCATTCATGGTTGCAACACACATGCAGCATCCCACAACAAGATCACCAACAACCAACACCCTACAACACCTTGATGaatcacacaacaacaacaacaaccaacagGAATCTGCAAAACACCATCAACCAATGGAGTGCAAGCCTACTGTTTGTTTTGTTGTTTGtttcttgtttgattgtttttgtgcaGGTGTAACAAATCCATCAACTTCCAACAGTCAGCACTCACTATGGCTGTTTCTCAACAATGCAAATAAAGCAGATGAGGAAACCAAACAACCCCTGCTGGAGCAACTGTTGGAACCAACAAGAGCTCACTACTCTTGGACCCCCTCCCCCtttgtgtttgcttgtttgtttatgcaggttgctggagcatCAGAAGCTGCAAACTCTAACAAGCTGCAGTTGCACAAGCCATGTCCCCCTCCTGCATATCTGCTTGTTGTTCAATTTGTGCATGTATACATATGCAGCTGCCATGCAAGATGCAAAGCTACAACAGCATTGTGCCTTGTGTCTAGCAGGTACTATAGCAGCAGCAGCTGACCTGGAAGATCTTCAACCATTTCcagcacacaacaacaacaaccctaaATCCCTTGCAGATACCAGAGCAACAACAACAGTACTTGTTTGTGGTCCAACTGATTCTGCAGGTCACACAGAAGCTCAATatgcatcaacaacatcaaccatTCAACAGCACCAGCAACAACATAAGCCAAAAGCAACACACAATTCAACAACAGTCAGCAAAATCTCAACAAtatgcatcatgcaacatcaaacTGATCCCACATGTTACAGTATGATAGCATATGTAGCAACTACAGACCTCAAGAAGTCACAACCCAAACGGATAactggagacgttagtcgagcgaccttgaaaaagttagccgactgaAGACTCATCAAATGGAATACATCCATATGTCACCAAATCTGCAGCACCATGCACTGACATTGCATGAAGCACTCGCATCTCATGGACAAGCTCGGtatgaaaaagattaagaaggcgaagatgaaatgaacgatctcgatccatggaaattggaagtttcatatacttgttcttcgatttagctatgttttaatgtagcttagttgaataggactagcgtaggttttcttcttgtattgacatggaaggggagagtactctccctcatttacgtttttcttagttttattgtatcgagaggagtcctctcataggtttatctcTTTCCATCTACCAATGGGGATGAGCTGGCCGATCTTAGTAGGTCggctgacttatgaaccatcttaagttcggaggtaaggtttatgtccccctccgtatatttttattatttttatttatgttaaggcttgggggtgctgctcaacccctgactgtgcacgagaaggtgggagcctcgtgtagggtctaaaaaaaaatattttgtaggaaaataacttaattagttttaacaaacacaaaatacttacagctttAGTATCTGTGGCAACTGCAGAGGTGATGAACATCATAGAGAAGGTGACCACAATTTCCATGATTAAAGCTTGAACATCTGAGCCTGAGGGAGTTGTAGTTCCCACATGTTTAATTATTGGATGAAGTAATACACGCAGCGTAAATGCAGCAGATATTGCTCCTGTAAGTTGTGCTGCTGCATACACTGGTACCTTTACAAACAACCAAATACATCTTTCAGCCTTTTGTaatgagaaaatatttaccatgtTTTCATCAAATCAATAAACATATTACATGTGCATATGCATATGAATTTTTACAGATTAGAAATTCGTGCATTCCTTAGGTGAAATTGTAGGAATTAATAAGATGTTTTGCACACTtacaaaataaatgaaagaaaatggctttttttataaaatttataagtGGACTATAAATTCAGTTCTCTTGTGAAATTGTTTGTTTTGATATAACATCATACGTAATTATTTCTCCTACTTGCCAAGTGTTAATGCAAGAATAATGAAGAATGGATAGAATTTAAATAGAGAACAACAGATACAATTAGCAAAAAAAGTAACTATAAAGGAAATTAACTAGCCCTAAAGGACATCAATGATATGAAGGCTCCTGGAAATGCCCACTTTTTCAAAAAGGCTTGGACAACAGCGAGAGAAGAGATCACTAATGCAATGCTGAAATTTTTTGATACAGGGAAAATGTACACTCGTATCAATTGCACATCTGTTACTGTAATTTCAAATTAATCATCCCACTAGAATTGGAGAGTATACACTGTTGGTGTACgtgcattttattattaaaataaaatattaaatgcatATGTTAGTGGGTATAAATTGTGGTAGAAGATAACTATTGATTTTTGACTTACATGATCATTAGTTCTTGCAACTTTTATGGTCATTAACAACTCATATGACCATAAGTTTCTTGTAACTTATGTAACATCTATCACATTCATCTACCCACATTACTACCCCTCATTCTACCCATTGATTACATTGAAGACTTCTTCACCTATAAATAGTCGTGTTTCTTCCTTTGGGAAATATATGACAAAAAAGATGAGATGAAATAAGTTTAAGTGTGGAAAAATATTGTAGTGTGAATtagtgaaagagagagttgagacaaGAAAACATTCTAAGTGTTCAACTATATTCACCATACAAAAGAGAGTATCTATATGTTGAAGGAAATGTGTTCTTTTTGTGGAGTTTTAAACTCTTCAACTAATTCGGAGTTGCTTGAGTTGTACAACTTTGTTGGGCTGTTATCGGTGTAGATTATGCCGCAGTgcgcttgaatctccttaaagagagcgagatatccgcgcctcagcctgaatgaattttttattcatttttgtcattttattttcaactgtaatTTATTGTATTTGTGGTATATTATACCAataattttaaggagattcaagttTTTGTTACAGTTTCAAAAAGTGCGGATATCAAGATAGGAGACTGAAGATCTCAATAACATTCCGCTTCAACGTCTTTCTCTTCAAGAGATGGAAGAGAAGAGATGTACGGGGTAAAGTATATTTTTACTTACTCAATTCAAGCGGAGAAGaggtaaagaagaaaaaatatttacctaatattttttatgaataaagtGATACTTCTTTTCATGAACAAAGTGATATTTAAAATTCCTAAAATAGTGGGGGCTCATGAAATGAGGAAAAAATCATTGTGAAATTGtgatttttgcatatttgagaATTGCTCTAAAAAGAGTATTACAAGTGTCTTTATTAGTCTTGAAAAAATCACTTGTTATTGTTGGATATGATTTGGTGATTTTTGGCTCTAACATGTTATCAAAGAAGTGATAAAAAAATGTTGAGTAGCCCTTTTGACATTAAATATTTGGGTGGGATAAATTTtattcatggaatgaaaaaatgataaaaacatgtgatcgattttttttttgacaagtgacattatattaaaaaattatgaaatataattttattgattgtaTGAGTCTTGCAACTCTTTTTAATTCGACTGGGTGAAAATATTgtgataaagaaaaaaagaagtttgctagactaataaaattattagatgTGACTAATTACACTTGATATGATATTGTGCATATAATATGGCATGTACAAGCAAATTATAGGTATATTTACTTGGtaagaaatatgaaaaaatattatgcTATACTTAGAAGTTTTGTTGTTGTAGATGAGAAAAACTTGGTGCTATTTGATGGAAATAAGAAaagtaaattattatttattaaatctGTGGTGAAGGTAGAAGTAAAAACAATTAAGCTTCAACTAGTGAAAAAGTGAATTGATTTAGAGATTTATTTATATCAATCActttattttgagaaaaaataatttttctaattttgattaattgtgatggCGCCAATATTATTGATAGAGTACAAAATCGTTATTGTAACGATAAATTCAGACTCATGGAAGAAAATACAATATTGTGAGATCATATTTATCCCCGGACCCTATGCATAGCGGGAACCTTAGTGCACCGGGTTGCCCTTTATATTTATCACCGGTATACCATCAATTTAATTGTGTTAAAACTTATGATAATCTTGCATATTCATAAACTAAGGTCTTAGCAAGATAAAGGGTTTGAAGCACACCGAGGGGGATGAAATTGAAGCTCATAAAATTCTAAGTCATATATGAGGAAACCCAACCTAGGGACTAGATATCCTATAACCAAGTTCAATGGGAAAAAtgaatcatatgatgacttTTTGTGAAATGcactattataattttattcaatCCCTATGATGTGAGTGCATTTATCCTGTAATGTGTGGAGGTTGAGTTTAACAACTCTTAATGAAAGTCTGTATCTCGTATGAGTGGGGTGTCGAATTACAGGGGCACTCTTGATAGATTTCAACTATGTGGGTGTGAAAGTAGGCCGCTTTCTATGAGAATGGGGCTTGTTCTCAAAAACATTCATGAAATCGGGATAGCACAAGACCGTAATGTGCTGGCTATGGAAGCTTATGTCAACTCCTTGATTATCATGTATCTCTGGAGTAAAGGTTACTGTTTTACTAAGTGAAGATTCAATGCATAGCATACCTTCATTATGCATAATAGTCTCCTTTCAACTAAATTTGTGAACtctcttattttaatattaaaatgagtggaAAAATATTggtgtatatgtattttattattaaaataaaatactatgtGCATATGTTAGTGGGTATAAATTGTGAAAGAAGATAACTATTGGCTTTTGTAACTTATATGACCATTAGTTCTTGTAACTCTAATGGTCATTAGTTTCGTGTAACTCATATGACCATAAATTTCTTGTAATTTATGTAACATCTATCACATTCATCTACCCACATTACTATCTCTCATTCTACCCATTGATTACATGGAAGACTTCTTCACCTATAAAAAGTCGTGTTTCTTCCTTTGTGAAATATATGACAAAAAGATGAGATGAAATAAGTTTAAGTGTAAAAAATTATTGTAGTGTGAATtagtgaaagagagagttgagacaagaaaatatttttaactctTCAACTATATTCACTATATAAAATAGGGTATCTATATGTTGAAGAAATGTGTACTTTTTATGGAGTTTTAAACTTTTCAACTAATTCGGAGTTGCTTCAAGtattaaagagagcgagataccCTCTAGCTTCTTCCACAACAGTGtataaatcatataaaaatgATCACTAAAAGATTGcataaatcatataaaaatgTCAACTAATTAGTCGGCTTTTGTTCCAGAAAGAGCTATCACTGAACATTTTGAGTCATGAATTGGTTAAATTAGGATATAGAAGAAAGTGTTGGGACGGTGCGTACCGCCACCCAACCTCCACATTAATGCACAGCGATAATACATTTGATCTTGCACCGCCGTTATCACCAATGGAATACACCACCTGGACCACCACTTGACAAGAAGATTTTTGACACAAGGCACCCCTGCAGATCTCTGGTCCTGTTGTCACACCGAGAATTTCTCACAAACCGCAATCCACTACTCCGACACACCCGAACATAGACTCTGATACCACATGTTGGGACTGCGAATACCGCTACCCACCTTCACATTAGTATGATATTGTCGGCTTTGGACCAAACCCTCACTAAGTTGTTTTTGGGCACTTCCCAAAAGGCATTATACTAATGGAGTTGGGTAAGCACTTATATATTGAtacatttcttcttcttcatccgATGTGGGATGTGTTTGTTACCCAACAGAAAGAACATCTCAACAAGGTGTATTGTGAAGGCGGACATAAAGAAAGCGTATGATTCCATACAATAAAGTTATTTAGAGAATATCTTGTATGAACTTAAATTTCCATCAGTGATTGTCAAATGGATAATGCAGTGTGCTATCACTGACACTTATTCAATCATAATCAACGGAAAAGCCTCTGCTCCTTTCCAGGCAAAAAAGGGGTTAGGCAGGGGAGCCCTTAACCCCATTTCTATTTGTTCTGGCCATAAAATACCTCACTAGAATCCTGAaaaccttacataccataccaaTCCATAATTCACTACTATcccaaatgaaagaaaaaattaatacaactgagctttgctgatgatttACTACTATTTTGCTGAGGGGCGTATTAAGTCAGTTAAGTGTCTGTTTagcttaacttattttaagaaatttataagctattttcagcTTACAAACTGCTTTAGATAAGTTAAGTCAAAAAGACTTAGTTATTTTTTTAGGCTTATTTGAAGTACAAAATAGCTTTAAATTgaccagtcaaacactcaaaaaaactgaaaacaacttataagtaacTTACAAACCAATCCAAACGAGTTctaaatgtttttatgatttcttTCAGATGTTCTCTGAAGCTTTAGGTCTGTTGGCAAATGCTGATAAAAGTAGCATATACTTTGAAGGGGTAAAGATAAATGTCCAAGATCACATAATACATGAGCTGAAATTTTCTAAGGGGAAACTCCCTTTCAGGTATCTTGGAGTACTTCTAAGTACTAAAAGAATGTCCCTAGTGCAATGTAAATCACTCATTGAGAAGATATTTGGGATCAGAATTACAAGCTGGACTACTAGATTTCTATCATATGCTTACAAAACTCAACTAGTCAAAGCTATCCTCTTTGATATACAAATATTGTAGTCCCAAGTATTTGCATTGCCCAAGAAGATAATACAAGCTATAGAATTTATATGCAAGAGGTTTTTGAATGTTGATGCCTCTAAGAAAGCAGTATTTTTTGGGGGAGAAATTATGCTGCCTCAAATTCAATGGAGGGCTGAACTTCCTAGATGTTTAAACTTGGAACAAAGTTGCTCATGAAAAATTACTATGGAACTTATGCAAAAACAAAAGGATAAACTGTGGGTGACATGGCTACTATGGAGAGCAGGGTTAAGTGTGAGGTGTGCAGGGCAAACAAGCATCCTGGCTGGTTCAGAAGATCCCAAAGGCCCTAATAAATCCAAGAAGCCGAATTCTGTATTGAATATGGTTAAGTACCCTATCAAGGATATGTATAAGAAGATGAGGGGATAGATGACTCAAGAGGAACGGAGAAAGTTTGTGTGGACGAACAATGAAGCACCTAAATGATACTTTATACTATACATTGCTTTGAATAGTAGCTAATGCAGTGGCGGAGCCAGAATTTTTATTAAAGATATTCATACTTTAGgacgaaaaagaaaaataataatatgacaaatgtaccaaaatatcttttaatcttATGGTTTAAAGGGTGTTCATACTTTAGAACAAAACGaaactaaaaaatttaaagggaaaagggtcaaaaatgtctttaaactatttgaaataaacaaaaatataatacgtttatagtttggtccaaaaattcCCTTATCGTCAATACTTTGGTCCAGAAAtgcccttattgttatttaatgggtcaaaaatgtctcttttcaaataaatatattatttattttctttttgaacacatttttttcctaataatatttcttttattagcaaatgtttatactacttcaattagaaaaaaatttaaaaaatttaaaaaattattttattataattattttttatcgttatttgaataaaaattaatgatgaatttattataatcttatatatatgacatatattattcgttaaaatttaaagtacatgaaattattcttttttaactgataaaatgagattacaaaaaatataataatttcttgcctttttattatttaaagtggtttaaaaagaaagaaaataagaatagcgttaattaaaagtaatatttttatactgaACAAGATTTGTAAAAATATATCTATTCGGAAAAGGATATTTTGACCCATTTTATAATAATaggggcatttttgacccattaaataataatataggCACTTCAAGACCAAAATATTGACGGTAAAGACATTTTTGGACTAAACTATAAAcggatgatatttttatttattaaaaatagtttaagagcatttttgacctttttctcaaatttaaataaagGACCCCTATCAAGACTTGAACCTAAGCCTTCAAGGCAAATTTATAGACCCTTAACCACTGGACTATCTTTTTTTACTATGTCGAAGGTGTTCAACAATTAGTATATATCCGATGATATCAATATTTAACATATAACACTCGCAAAAAATTTATGACGAAGGTTATTCATGTAACCACCCTTTAACCTAGGCTAATAACCAATGACTGAGTAACACAATGGGGCATAACAGAAGAAGTTGCATATCCATTATCCCAGCTGATAGATGAAGACGATATAGATCATTTGTTCTTCCAATGCTGTTATGCTGCTAGTTTATGAATAAAGCTATTGATATGGAAAGAATACAGAGACAGAGTATGAATTGGGATGTGGAAGTTAGATGGGCATTGAGGCACTTGAAAGGAAACAGCAGCAACACTCAAGTGTACATAATGATTCTTGCTGGAGCACTATACTGGATATGGATAGAGAAGAACAacagaatatttttttttaaagaaaaaatagagatcATCGGCCAGTATTGTTTGACAAGTTATCCATGAGGTCCATGGGAGAGGCTCCTGGTACCCTAGACTAGCCAGTAGATTACAAGATCTTAATGCCTCTTTTCTTTGGGTTGTAATTCTAGAACGCACAGTACAAAGAGAATTGAAACGCAAATTTGACATTACATTAATGCTATGGATGCATTCTACTATATGTTGTTTGTATTCTTGGCCTTCCATAGCATTATactattttttgttttcttagCTTTCGAGTTTGTTAGAAGTTAGATGAAAGAAGCAAATGAAATCAGTTCATGGGTACGTCCTTTCTTCATCCAATATTAGCCTTGGAGCTCTAAACCACAGGTATTGTGACTTGTGAATACGACCCCTATGGAGGtagataatatattatttatggtTGGCCAAATGACGTGATAGATATCTCTATCAATTATTAAGTCGTAGCACTTCCTCCGTTTTAATTTATATCTTACAGTTAAAAAATTGATAGtcaatccaaaaaaaaattacaactttttaatatatttttttagatatttcaaattattaattattgtcaCTTATAATTAACTTTTTAcgtatttttcaaatttataaatttcatttcaaaatacTTAATTAAAGATTCAATGTCCAAATTCATaaccaaaatttaaaaaaatttaaatttcaaaattttcattgtGTTAGATGAATTAGAGCAAGGAGAATTAGGAGTCTCAAAATGAGTCCAAATATAGTTAACACGTCCAAACTTTTATGGATTGGAATTAAGATAATTTGAATTGGGTTTAATCTCAACTCATTTAAGTCTTAACCCACTTTAAAAGAATCTTCAATTGAGTCTAATTTAATCTCCAATTTCAACACGCTTTAAGGCTCTTTATTTGCATTGATGTAATGTATATTCTCATAGTAAATGTAtgaattactatctattttatatcttcTGCGATTTATCTATCAATttgtaactttttatttttatttttttgagttgaaattcaaattgtggttataaaaagtaaataataatatgttaaaaataaGATTAAGCAGATAAAATTGGGCGGGTCAAGATCCCATCTAAATTTCAATCCATTTGAACCCAAAGTAAATTTGGACGGGTGGcaactcaattttatttttatattaaccCATTTTCATATTCCAAATTTCAACCAAAACCGTCCATTTTACACCTTAAGGAGAATATACTTTTCATGAGAAATTATGTTTGGTTGGTTTCAAAATGCAACGAAAGAGAAATTCGAATTTTGGATGTGAcggggaaaagaaaaaagccCACATTTATTGTATTTGATTCATTATTTAACTTATATTTCAATTGCTAGATTGTTTATctgaatgaattatttttttatcttttaaagcTCGGGTATAAATTTAATTGTACTCATTTTTGGGGGGTAAACACATATTTTCTTCGATCACGATTtgttttttgaatattttataaatattttaaatttttaattgttgtgacttataatattttttatttatttttaaataggtaaaaaaaaacatttttttcttcttaaaaatTCTGTCTTATTAAACCTAAAATTAAACATTAACTGATTTGATTTTCATACTCTGAATCAAGCCAcattatttgaatcaaatgGAGTATATTCTTAACTAGTTTGCTGTAATAATTAAACTACACCAATTGAGTACAATCTTTTTTTACCATCAATATATATACACTGAATATGACGGATCGAACAACCAGCAATTGAATGAATTTATGACATTATGGGTGATATAATTATCGACTGAGAAATTATAGAGCATACTTGTTTTTACTCCTTCtatcttaatttatgtgattaatattttctttttagtcagtttaaaaaataatgatgcatttctatatttagtaacagtttaactttaaaatgatcattttaacCTTAAAGAAACGAGTTTAAGTCACACAAACATCTATGAGTTATTTAAGattacaaattttaatttttttttgttaaaatctcttgtcaaaattaaattatatcaaataaattgagACGAAATTAACACTTTTTCTCTAAAGCCTTAACGGAACGGATGAGAAGGATCAAGGAATTGGGGTCCTCCACATAGAAAGAATTGTGACTTTCATAATTGTCATGTGCCTATCTAAATCACCAGGTGCATGTGTATCAGGTCAGCTGCTGGACAAACTATAGCCCAGTGTTGCTTCTCCCAAATGTGTGTCTCTGCAATGGATCTAATTCCATGGAGCGCATATTAATCATATCTACTTTTTTTCCCTATTATTTTTAGAGATCGTACATAAATACTTCTGAATTTGTACCTTATTTTCGAGGACATAATTAATTTtgtataaaatttattaaatttaatcttGATTTTGGATACTAAGCTAAGAGAAGTGAGAAAAAAGACTCATGAATTCAACAAGCCACTTTGGACTAATgatttatttc
It contains:
- the LOC129895376 gene encoding uncharacterized protein LOC129895376; translation: MQVAGASEAANSNKLQLHKPCTIAAAADLEDLQPFPAHNNNNPKSLADTRATTTVLVCGPTDSAGHTEAQYASTTSTIQQHQQQHKPKATHNSTTVSKISTICIMQHQTDPTCYSMIAYVATTDLKKSQPKRITGDVSRATLKKLAD